GCTACCGCGTCAGCAAGCGGTTTGCCTTGGGGCCCGGCATTTCGTATGCCTACAACAGCTTCTCGGCGCGGGGCGCTGAAAGTCTGCGCACCAATAGCTTAGGCATCAAAGGCTTTGCGCAGTTCATGGTATTCAACCAGTTTTTCCTGCACGGCGAATACGAAGTAACCAGAGCTGAAGTCCTGTTCCAGGACCCCAATACCGGGGTGCTGTTTCCTCAGAGGCTGACGGTACGGACGCCGCTGGCCGGGGCCGGCTACCGCCAGCAAATCGGCGACCGGGTAGCGGCGGATATTGTGGTGCTGTACAATTTCAACGACGGCCTCTACGACATCTACGGCCAGCCGGTCATTCGCTTCAGCTTCCTATACGACCTCAAATAAGGCGCCTTACCCCACACAAAAAAGCCTTCCTGCGTGCAGGAAGGCTTTTTTGTGTTTTTTGGAATACCAGGTTCATCCTACAACCCGTGCAGGATGCCTCGGGTTAGACAACCCGTCCGCCCCGAATGACGCGCAGCAGAATGGCAATGATGGCAATAACCAGCAAGATGTGAATCAGGTTGTTGTTGGCCAGGCCGCCAATCACGCCGAAGAAGCCGAGCGCCCAAATGATGATCAGGATGACGGCGATGATATACAGGAGATTTCCCATGGTGGTGAGTGTGTAAGGAAGTGAAGGGAGAGATGAAAGGGAATCACTGGGAGAGTGATTTGGGGGGTTGTACGCACCAGCTTTTGGAAAAGGTTTAAGCTGAACTGACTTTTTTTAGAAAATACCTATATCTGAGTTGTTCCGCCGTCTGTTTGCCTGGGCTTATGGAGCAGGTAAAGCGGGCGTACATCTGCGGCAGCCAGAACCCTTACCGAGGAGCCAGGGCAGCTAAGCCGATTGGGCAGGTCGGGTTTCCGAGTAGCTTTGCAGCCGCAGCCCGCCGCGGTGCGGGCCACCCCGTTTCCCACCCTCCATTCATCAGCAGTATGCTCAACGTCGCCGTTATTGGCTCGGGCACCATGGGCAATGGCATTGCCCACGTATTTGCCCAGCACGGTTTCCCCGTCTCCCTCATCGACATCAACCAGCCGGCCCTGGACCGGGGCCTGGCTACCATCGGCAAAAACCTGGACCGGCAGGTAGCCAAAGGCGCCCTCTCGGAAGCCGACAAAACTGCCACTCTGGGCCGCCTGACTACGTTTACCAGCGTGGCCGAGGGCGTGCGCGCCGCCGACCTGGTGGTAGAAGCCGCCACCGAAAACGTGGAGCTGAAGCTGAACATCTTCCGGGAGCTAGACCAGCACGCCCCGGCTCAGGCCATCCTGGCTTCCAACACCTCGTCTATTTCCATTACCCGCATTGCCGCCGTCACGCAGCGCCCCGACAAGGTGATTGGCATGCATTTCATGAACCCCGTGCCGGTGATGAAGCTGGTGGAGGTAATCCGCGGCTACGCCACTTCCGACGAGGTAACCCAGCGCATCATGGACCTGTCGCGGGAGCTGGGCAAGACGCCCACCGAGGTTAATGACTACCCCGGCTTCGTGGCCAACCGCATCCTTATGCCCATGATCAACGAGGCCATCTACAGCCTGTACGAAGGCGTGGCCGGCGTCGAAGAAATTGACACTGTAATGAAGCTGGGCATGGCCCACCCTATGGGCCCCCTGCAACTCGCCGACTTCATCGGCTTGGATGTGTGCCTGGCTATTCTGCGGGTGCTGCACGAGGGCCTCGGTAACCAGAAATATGCCCCCTGCCCCCTGCTGGTGAACATGGTAACGGCCGGCCGCCTGGGCGTAAAGTCCGGCGAAGGCTTCTACTCCTGGAACCACGGCACCAAAGACCTTGTGCTGGCCGAGCGGTTTCGGAAGTAGAGTTTTAGAGTTTTAGACCTGAGACTATGCGAAGTGAGAGGTGAGACGATGTTCTAGCAACAAGTAGGTCGTCAGGACGAAGTCTCACCTCTCACTTCGCATAGTCTCAGGTCTACACTGATAGTCTCGGGTCTACACTGAAAACTTTT
This region of Hymenobacter sp. YIM 151500-1 genomic DNA includes:
- a CDS encoding lmo0937 family membrane protein, whose product is MGNLLYIIAVILIIIWALGFFGVIGGLANNNLIHILLVIAIIAILLRVIRGGRVV
- a CDS encoding 3-hydroxybutyryl-CoA dehydrogenase produces the protein MLNVAVIGSGTMGNGIAHVFAQHGFPVSLIDINQPALDRGLATIGKNLDRQVAKGALSEADKTATLGRLTTFTSVAEGVRAADLVVEAATENVELKLNIFRELDQHAPAQAILASNTSSISITRIAAVTQRPDKVIGMHFMNPVPVMKLVEVIRGYATSDEVTQRIMDLSRELGKTPTEVNDYPGFVANRILMPMINEAIYSLYEGVAGVEEIDTVMKLGMAHPMGPLQLADFIGLDVCLAILRVLHEGLGNQKYAPCPLLVNMVTAGRLGVKSGEGFYSWNHGTKDLVLAERFRK